A region of the Paenibacillus rhizovicinus genome:
TCTTCCAAACCTTGATGTCATCGGATGGGACGAACTCGGTATCGATCCAATTCTGCCGGTTGTTTTGCTCCCAGAACGTCTCGGTGAAATGATCGATCTTCCGGTTCCAGTTCACGGCATGTTCGATCATTTGAATATCGTTAAACGGCACAAGCTTCACACTCCTCTTTAGCCAATTCACGGGACCGTGTGTAGTACAGGCTCTTTAGCCCCTTCTTGGCAGCGTAGACGTAATACATTGCAAGCTCGTTCGTTGGAATATCAGAGTCCACGAAAAGGATGCAGCTGATCGCTTGGTCCACATGCACCTGTGCAGCGGCCACAATATCGATCAGATTAAACATGTCCATCTTGTATGCGCTCTTGTAGGCGAAGTGATTCTGCCTGGACAGGTGCGGCATTGGATAATATGTTTTGGATTTTTCATAAGCCCGTGTCTCCACCTGGTCTGTAATTGGCATAAACCCTTGGGTACTGTTTTGGATATAGGAAATACTTTGGGTCGGCGCCCCGGCAAGACGGTAGCTATGGTAGATACCGTGCTTAATGACTTCGCCCTTCAGCCATGTCCAATCTTCTGGTCCCGGCAGTCGCTGCGATCCGAACAGCGCTTTGACACGGTCCGTCGTTGGGCGGTAATCCGTTGTCAGGTAATGATCGAAGTAGCTGCCGTCAGCGTAGTCACTTTTCTCAAACCCTTCGAATGTCTCGCCAAGTTCGATTGCGATCTCCATGGAGCGCTTCAAACTGTAATAGTTCATGGCATTGTAGAAGGCCGTAACGAATTCCAGTGCATAGTTGCTCTCATAACCAATCAGCTGGCTGGCCAGATAGCCGTGCAGGTTCATAAGTCCAAGACCAACGCTGTGCATTTCACGATTTGCTTTCGCTACACCAGGAGCGTTCTTGACGTTCGAGAGGCGTACCACGTCGGTCAACATATCCATGCCGTCGTAAACCGACTCTTCGATCGCTTCGTCAATCATGACGTTGTAGGCATTCAAGGAGCCGAGGACGCAGTTAATGTCTCTGCGGATCGTATGCTTCTTGCCCCAGTCATTGATCTCTGACACTTCGATCAGCTGCATGATCTCTGTGCAGAGATTCGAGAACGAGACATTACCGAGATTACGAAGCGGGTGGAACTTATTCGCATTCGTTTGATACATGAGATACGGGTAGCCTGTTTCGACCTGCTGCTTGGCGATTTCGTTCAGATAATCGACCGTGTCCTTCGGTTCGCTTTTCCGGATGTTCTCATTGGCCACCAAATCGTAGTACATCTTGTCGAAGTCCACGTCGGTCATTTGGATGCCGTACTCTTTCTTGATATCGTAAGGGCTGAATTGATAGAAGTCTTCGCCACGTTCAGCAAGCTCAAAGAAGATGTGCGGCACGACAAGTCCTGTCGAAAGTTTCTTCAGGCGAATCTTCTCATCGGCGTTATGCTTCTTGGAATGCAAGAGCATGTCAGCGTCCAGGTGGAAGATGGACACGTAGCCCGCCCCGCTGCCGTTACGCTGCCCCATTTGATCCCAGGCGGAGAAAGTATCCTCCATGAGCTTGGCGACGACCATGATGCCCTTTGCGGCGCCCTCGTAGCCTTGGATCGGATCGGACATGGCCCGGAGATTCGAGAGATTGACGGACACTCCACCGCCGACCTTGGAAAGCTGTCCGCAGCAGTTGAGCACGTAGTTGATACTGTTGAGCGAATCATCAGCGATCAGCAAGAAGCAAGACACCAGCTCGCCTCTGCGGGCACGGCCAGCGTTCATGTAAGAAGGCGTCGCCGGCTGGTAACGCTGCTTCATGAGCGTCGCAATATAGCGGCGAGCACGATCCATGCGGCCGGCTGCGTAATACAGCGCCACGATCGTGTTATGATCCTCGTAGGTCTCAAGATATTGCTGCTTGTTATTGGTCATCAGTGCATAGTCCTGATAGAACTTGCTGATCGCCATAAAGCTCTTGAAGCCGAAATTGAAAGAGCGAGCAAGGTTGTGGATCTCTAAGATATCCTCCATGCTGTATTCCTTCAGCAGCTGCTTGTAATAATATTTGTGCCTGACCAGCCACTTGAAGCGTTGCTCCGGCGTTTTGAATTTCTTCATTTTCGAATTCACTTCGGCCTGGAACTTCCATATCGCATCTTGATCATGCTCCAGTTGATAAAAGCCGTCTTCGTGCTTTTGCAGAATCATGTTATTCGATTCGATGTAACTCAAGATCACTCACCCTCTCCAAAAATTTTTCTACATCACTTGGACTACCGGCAAGCTCAAATCGATGGAGAACCGGCACATGGTAGCGGGCAGCAATGACATCCGCTGCATGTGCGAATTTCGGCCAGTTCCGACTCCCACTAGCCGCAATGCCTCGCAGCATGCTGCGATTGCGATCAAGGAATCGCAGCATGTCCTCCGGGGCTTCTCCAAAGCCACATGTATATGTGACTGCCACAAAGGGTTCGTCGATGATTAATCCATCTTCGATTTCCCTTATCGGCAGTCCGAGCTTATTGACAAACCGCCTCACCTTTCCGGTGAAACTGTTAAAGACAACCATCACGAAACCACCCTCCGTGTAATGCGTTACACTAAAACAATGGTAACTTTCATTTTAGAATAGAAAGAAAGAATATTCAAGCTATTGACAAATTAAAAACCCCAACACTCAAGATGTTGGGGTTATGGTTATGAGTCCTCTACGAGTTCGTGTTGCCGATTCTTGGTTGGCCGGTCGGGCCTTCGTTGGCCTTCATAGCATCAAGAACGACGTAGCTGGATTTCTGTAGAACTGCGGCCGCCCCCAAGTGCTCGATAATTGCCTGGTTGTTCCGGACGACGAGCTTGGCTTGAGGTGACGGATCATTGATGATCTTGTTGATCTTATGAGCCACTTCATTGCAGAGCTGGTCCAGCACATCCTCGAGCTTCAATCCTTCCGGATTTTCTGCCCCCATTAAGATTGGCTTCACCGTCATCACCTCACAGAGCCACTTCGATAAAGTCGAAGCGCACAAGTTGATTGGCAAGACCGACGATGAATCCAGGCTGGCCCATCTTCGGCTCCAGCGACTTGGACGGCGACTTTGGACCTTCATGGCCTTCAATCATTTGCACAAGCGCATCGACCATCTGCGAGTTCAGGCCGTCGCCGAATTGGCGTACCACGGTGGCAGCGGTAATCGGGTGCAGGTATTTCATGTCTTCCGGCAGCGAGTTGAGCGCAATATCCTGGAACAGGATGGCGCACAAGATCATGTCTCGGAACGGGCCGCCGGTTCCTTCCTTGGCGAGCAGCATGTTCACGATCTTGAATACTTTTTTGGTATAGTTTACGAGTTGCTCGTCCTGGTAAAAGGATGGCTGCGCATTACCAATCACGTTCTCAGCAAGCACCTTGATATCTGCAGAGATGATTAGCTCCAGCTCCGGTCGAAAGATTAAATGCGCTTCATTGACTTGTATCATAGCTTTATTGTCCCCTTTGTTTGTTGACTTCTTCTTGATAGCAGCTAACATGGCATTTGTTCGCAATCTCCAAATCTAAGTACCTCATCCAAGCCCCGTTGTTTCCCGGCGGGGACTTGCTGCTTGGCTCCTTTACATTACGGCCGCAGAGCCGGCAGTACACCGGCGCATCCACGGCTTGTAATGTTTGCTGCATGGCGATCTGCGTGAAGCTCATTTGACCAAAGCTCTTGTTCTTTGCCATGATCACATCGGCTCCTCGGGCCCATCCATCCAGATGGCATTAACACCAGACTTGGTTGGTTTGATGTCCGTCAGTTTCCGCTTGCCCTGTCCTACTCCGTCAATGAAGTAATCAAACTGATTTCCAATAAACGGGCGCATAGGTTCGAAATCGATCTTGTCGGCCGCCTCGTCGTATCGGATCATTGTGCCGTCCGGCAGTTTGATCTTCTCGATAAAGCCCTTGTTCTCTTCCACATGCTTGTAGTGGACCTCGAACCTACCGGCGTCCAGATCGATTCGCTCCCGGCGGATCATCATATTCAGAGCCTGCTCGGTATGCAGTTCCCGCTTACAGAGGCTGCCCTCTTGCGTCAGGACGCACGATCGGCATGCCATATGCGAAGAGTCATACGAGCGGCACTTGTAGCAGATAGGGCATTCCTGGAAGGCCGAGCAGACGCCATGCACTTTATGCCTCGGCATATTGAGCGGATCCCCGGTACTCAAGTTTACTCTCTTTCCTGGATTGATCTTCAGGCTCTTGCGCTGTTCTTCCTCTTTGTATTCTTCCACCAGGTCCTGACGCTTGCTGCGGGTCAGTCCCTTTTCATAAAAGCGAGTCTCGTCAAAGGCCATGTTGCATTCTCCTTACGCAATATCGTTATCAAAGCCAAGGTCGATCAGATCTTTAAGCGTCAGCGTGAGCTTGCGATCTTTGTTCGGATCTTTCTCCGCTTCCTCCAGTTTTATCTCCAGCTTTTTGTTTTCAGAATCGAGCTCGTCCATCTTGGCCGTCTTCTCCCGGATCTCGTTGACGACCTCAACCATGCGGCCTGTCGGTGGCTCACCTTTGATCTTTGGCAGCGAATTGTATTCCTGGTTCAGCTTGCCGAGCTGCGTGGATAGGCTCTTCATCTCCATCTTGTTCATGGAGATTTTGTTGCTCATTTGCTCCTCGATCTCAGCGAGGGTTTTGGATGGTCCGATTAACATGATCAATTCACTCCTCTTTCTTATTTGTAATACGTTACGTTAAAGTTGTCGATTAAGGTTTCAACAGCACCACTGGAAGTGTTGGCCCCTTCAAAGGTCAAGGTTTGTACCGAGAACGATGGATCGTAGGTGGTCGTCAGCTCGGTTTCATTGTAACGAACCTTCAGCGTCCCATTGCCGTCACCTTCTACCACCAAACGTGAAGGAGACAAGAAGAAGGTGCCGTCGTGCAGCTTGGTCAGATCAATCGGCAGGTTGTACTGCTTTGAGCTGTCTTTGCCATTCACCGAGAAAATGATGTAGTTTTGGGTGACATAGACGGTGCCGACGCCACTGGCATGAAGCATGAACAGCGTCTCGGTCATGTCGCTCACGGACTTCGGCGCTAAGTATACGTCAATGACGAAACGGCTATGATCCGGAATCGGCTCCGGAAGCGTCTGCTTGAAGTCCTGCAGATCGTAATACTTCTTGGCCGGCTCATAGATGGCCGTGCTGCTTTCAAAGCCTGGCGGATACTCGAACGTATCGAACGTCGCTGCCAAAAGCGTTTGCTGCACGACCGGAGGGACATACGATTGCTCCAGGCGGGCCAGGTTATTCCCCTTGAGCCCGGCATCATAAATCGGGCTGATTTGGGTGATATCCAGGCCAAGCGGATTGATGTTGGCCGTACTCGAGATCAGTCCGATCACCATGCTCTCTGCTGTGTTCTTGTTGTTCTTCGCCTCGAAGACCCATTTCTGGTGCGGCGCAAACCGGGTGCGGAGAAAGTCGATGTCATGCTTCGTATCGCCTTCTACTGGCGCATCGAAGTTGAAGGTGCCAAGCTTAAATTCGGACTTCTTCACGGCGTTATTCATAATCTCGGAGATCTTCATGTTGAAGATCAGCTCGATCTTGGTATTGTTCTTGACGTTGTAGCTGAGAACTTCGAACAGGCATTCAAGCCGGTGCGTCTTTTCCGTGTCGAAATAATATGAGAATAGCATCGATTAGTTCTCCTCCCGCTTCGTGATCGTCATCTGGGAGCTGTCTTTCCAGCTTGCCAGATCCGTGGCGATCGCTACTTCCACGCTGCCCTGTGGCTTAAATGTCAGCGCCTTGCTGGCCTCGTCGAACTTGATGTTGGTGCGAAGTCCAAAGCTGTGCGCCACAAAGCCGCCCAAACCGATTTCAATATTCGAGAGCTGCCGCATATGCGTTTGCATGTCATCCACCATTTGCTGGTTACGACCCCCGAGATCAGAAAGGATCTTCTCAAAATCAACCTTTAGCCCAAGATGCCGATCCAGCCGTGACTTGGCCGTTTCAAGTTGCTTTTGCTTATCGGGCGGGATGACCGGAAAGCCCGCAACCTCCGTCTCCAAGTTGCGGATGATCTGCGCCTGGTCCACGATGTTTTCTGTGTTCTTGGCGACTTCAGCCTTGTACGATTGAATGGTATCTTCCAATCGTACCTTCGTCTGAATCTCCCCGACCATCAAATTGCGCAGATACTTCTGCTGCTGTTCAGGTGTGCTGCTTTCTTGTATTACGAACTCCACTTGAATCCCTCCTTAAATGTTGAGCGAATGTTGATGATATTGGCTCTGCCGGCGCCGGCGCTTGCGGGCTACTTCTGCATCGGTCGGATGATACAGCCCGTTCTGGTTGATCTTCTGACGGCAGCGGCGGATGTCCTCCGGCGGCGTGGCATACACCATATCTTCCAGACTCACGCAGCTGTCATAAGTGCGCCAGTACAGATAGATCAGTACGTTGTCGCTGTTCCGAGCAGCCTCGTGCTCATGAAGCAGGCTCATTACCCGATCACCGATTGTTTTCAAGTCTCTAATCGGCTGGATGGATGCTGGTTCGCCAAACAGATCCACATTTTTAAATTGTTCCATGCTCTTCGCCTCCAGTGAAGAAGAATTTGATATATGAACTCCCTGCGGAGTTAATATCCCTATGCTTGATTAATCAGGGATGCGTATCGTCGGCAATCCTCGATTGGCGCCTCAACCGCATACGACCAGTCCGGCGTGAACTCATAGAACCGGGTTCCCTTGAAACTACCAAACTTGTTCTTGCCGATACGCATTTCAATAACGGGCATCTTGCGTTCCTCATCTTCGTTAATCCAATAGACTGCTGCATTCTCTTCCTTCACGCCTACATCGCTGTAGAGCAGGCAGATCAGGTTGGCCTCGTATTGAAGCTCGATGGTATCCTTCAAATCCTCGACGGTCGGCCGCTTGTTGCCGGTCTTACGAAGATGGGCAGTACACATGACAACTGCGTTGTAGGTGACGGTCCATTTCTTGAGCGCCTTGGCCACGTAGGTGTTTTTGGCGTCGCTGTTGTTAAACTTCTCGCTCTCGACAGTAATATCGTTGAACGAGTCGATGGCGATAACGATCCGTGTTCCCTCGGGCAGCGTCATGATGATGTCCTTAATATGCTGCTCCATACCTTCAAGAGAAGTAGTGTGATTCGAATCGAACATGCCGAACCTATCCGTGCGGCGAAACAAATTCTTGAGCCCTTCGTTGCGCTTTTCCAGGATGTCTTTTTGTTCAGAAAAGCGTTCCGGCATCTTGGCTTGGGCGATTGTAATCCGCTGATCACAGGCAATATAACGTGGCATCAGCTCGTTGTTGCTGTCATCAAGGGAATGATACGAGACATAAACCCGGTCATTCCGCTCGGCCATCTGTTTGCAAATCTGAAGCATGAGGGCAGATTTACCCACGTTTGGTGCTGCAGCAAAGAGGATAAGCCCCGGCTGAGCTCCGCCCTCAATCAATTCATCGAAGAGATCGAAGCCTGTAGCCAAGCCTCCTCGAGATCCCCTGCTCCATGCATAGTTGTCCATGCTTAGGATGTTCGCCACCATTTGCCGCTCAATGATATTGAGGTCCCGGCCGAATAGCGCTCGTTCATCGGTAATCATGAGGCGCTGCGGATTGTTTGGATCCTGCACGAAAACGCTGCTGTCCGTCCGCATCTGTTCATTCATCTGCCGCATTAAATCCTCGAAATTGCTCATTCTGACTGTCTCCTCCGGCGGGGTCGTCTTCACCCCTTGCGCATAGCTGCTTCCATACCTCGCCCTATTTCAGAAGTCACGTATGAATTCTGATGTAGATATGTAACGAGGAAGCGACCCTATGCGCAAGGGGAGCTGGCGAACTCCCCTCTATATGTTCACAGGAGGCGGAGCGGGTATGCGACGCCCACTCCTGTCTGGATACGTGATGGTACGTGATCCACACAGGAAAGGGCCTCGTTATCCGATGGCCTTCCCTCTAAATAATGGGCAATTCACTTTATCGCACACGCCGCTGGCTGCTTTGAATGTCTCGCACCCATAGCGATACTGGCCGTTAAAGACCGAATGCACGGTTGTTTCTACCTCCCGTGACGGCAGCGACGGAACGCAGTTTTCCTCACCCCATAGAACTAGGCGAGCAAGCGCCTCCTCCCTCTCCATCCCTTGTTGCATGAAGAAGCTGGCAAGTGCTGCGCATGCGTTGTTGCGGCCGTCAATAGTTTCCCGGAATGTTTTGTCCAGCATTGTAGTAATGCAGATCGGCAGCTCCTCGAGCTTGCGCATCCGGCCACTGAACTCTTTGCGGCTGTTGGCTCGATCTGTCCATGTCTTGATGTATTTCTCCAGTGCGAGCTTTGCCCGCTGCGAGAGCATCGGCGGCGGCTTACGGAGCTGCCTTGGCGACATGGCCAAATTTCGAATATCCTGCAATGACATGTTCGTAAGCTCCTGGTACGTGACCGGGATCTTGTAACGCTGGCCCTTGATGTTGAAGCTGTTGACCATACGGAACATCCGTTTATCGTCATACATCTTCGGGTCCATCGTGTCATGCAGGCAGTATTTTTTTATATCGTTAAAGATCTCTTTGTAAATCATGTTCAGCGAGTAGTGCGGCTGCAGGCCGAGCACGGCGGCATCCACGGTTAAATGGATCCCCTTCTGACCGGAAAAGTAGAGATTGACTTGGTCAGGCTCGACGGCCAGGATCAGCTTCAGATACCGCATCGCCACGCTTACGTCGAATTTGATCTTGTCGAAGTCGTCGTCAGTTTGAAGCGGGTAATCGAAATCAAGGTAGAAGTCTCCGTATTTCAGCGACTCTCCAGCATTGATCAGCCACTTCTTCTTATCATTTTGGTACCATACTGGGTTGATGTATTGCATCATGGTCATGTACACGCCGGCATTGTTGTACTTCTGCCGGAACTCGTCCACTTGCTGAGGTGTCATGTAGTGCTTCCGAGTGAACGTAAACTTGCTGTCTTTGACCCAAGGCAGATCCGCTCCACACTCCACGAATATGGCTGGCTGTTCGTTCATGCTTGATCCTTTCTTCGAATCACTCTATTGATCCCTACCTGCTTATGGGTGTTCTCTTTTTCACGAATAAACTCCAGCGCCTTGTCCATGTACCGCTCCAAGTCAAACGCATTGCGCAGCGGCGACAAATTCATTTCGGCCCGGCTGGACTTGGAGACATCAATGGCAAACAGGATCTCGTCGAGCCCGTAAATGCCAAGAAAATGTTTGAACTTGCCCTCGTCTTGCCGCTTCATATGATCATGCGGCGTGATTTGGCAGCTCGTATACCAGTAGTCCATAAGCTCCTTCATCGTAAAGCGCCTCTTCATTTCGAGGAAGAACGGCTCCGAATGACGGATCATTTGACCGGTTTCCGGGTCCATGCGCATCCGAACTGGCGGCGGCACCTCCCGCAGGATGTTGTGATAATAGAACACGTCAGGTTGCATGATGTTGTCGGGAGGCTGCTTGTTCACGAAGATCTCTTCCAAGTGATAAATCCTCGTCACCATGGATGGATACTCCTTGGCAAACTTCATGATTTCTTCTTGGATATCTTCGAGCGCCCAGCCACCGCTGATCAATCGTTCGATTGTTTTTATGGACTTGGCCACTTTATTTTCAATGTTGGCTGCAGATTGATTAACCTCTCTGACAAACCATTCTGCCAGTGCGAGGTTGGTACCGTCGGGGGCCGCCTTGCGGACCCCTTCGATTTCCATGTCCCATCGTTGATTCATGAGCTCATCCCCCTTTACACGGCGATGTTCATCAGATAATCATTCAGCCCTTTGAGATTTTCAGGGGTGATGTCTTTCATCGAAGCTTCGGAATTTTTCAGGTAATCCCGAATATACGAATTCATCTGCTCTTCCGACTGGATGTTGAGGCGGCCACGGTGCTCATGCATGCGCATCAATTCGCTTTGATTCCACTCAATCGGAACAGCGCTCGGCTGCGTTGCCTGCTGCTCCTGCGCCGATGCGGGCGTCATGGGTTGCTGAGCTTGTACGGGCGCCCCGTAGCTTTGAGGCTGTGCGGCGTATCCCTGCGGCTGTGCTTGTCCCTGTGGCTGCGCTGCGCCTTGTGGCTGTGCCATGAATGCTTGTTCTTGCGGCTGGCCATTTACCGGCTGCTGCTGATTAGGCATGTTCACTCGATCCCACTCTGCAGCTTCCGGTGTACCCTCGTTATGTGGGTTGAATGGATAGCTGTTCGGATTGGTCGCATCGAAGTTCCCATTAGCCTCCTGGTTCACATCCTGCGGCCATCCGCCTTGCTGCTGTTGCACTGGCAATTGCTGACCAGTTGGATACTGGTACACATTGCCGAATGCTTGCTGTTGTTGTGGCTGCTGATATCCTGGGTTCATATCATAAGCCTGCGGCTGTGCCTGCCACTGAGGTTGCGGCGTCCATGTCGGATCCGTTGCCGGAGACCACTGCTGCTGTTGGCCATTCGGATACGGAGCGGGCTGCTGCTGATATTGTGGCGCCTGTTGGAATTGGTAGTTTGGATCGCCCATCATTTGCTGGTACTGCTGCTCGTCATCCATCTCGACTTTAATCTTGGAGTAGATTTCTTCACCGACACTGAAGAGCGAAGCAGCCTTTTTGAAGGCATCAGATGCGGCCGCCTTGTATGCGGAGTTCTGGTTGTCCTTCCCACCAATAGCGATCTTACAGCCGTATTGTTCCCGCTGCCCAACGCCCGCTATGTAGAGCCAGCCTTTTACGTGATACACGTAGCCGTCGAACTGATAGCTGTTTGAAACTTTATCATGTTTGTAAACTTCTTCTCGCCACTCCCGCTCGATACCGAAGTCCCAATAAGAAACGCCTTCCACGGCGTGGTCAATGATCTGGCGCATAGTATTGTGGCCGAGGACCGGTTTACCCTTAGGGTCCTTCTCCAGCCACTCGTCCTTACACTTTTTCAATGTTTCTTTGATCTTCTTGATCTGCTCAAAATCCGGCAAATACTTCTCGATCGTCGGTCGCATGAATCAATCGCCTCCTGTTTCAATTCGCCATTTTATTATAGCCCGCATATGAGGGTGTTGCAATGATCATTATTGTAATGCGTTACACAATAATAATAACACCACCTTCAACAGTAATCAATGCCTAGACGCA
Encoded here:
- the nrdE gene encoding class 1b ribonucleoside-diphosphate reductase subunit alpha; this encodes MSYIESNNMILQKHEDGFYQLEHDQDAIWKFQAEVNSKMKKFKTPEQRFKWLVRHKYYYKQLLKEYSMEDILEIHNLARSFNFGFKSFMAISKFYQDYALMTNNKQQYLETYEDHNTIVALYYAAGRMDRARRYIATLMKQRYQPATPSYMNAGRARRGELVSCFLLIADDSLNSINYVLNCCGQLSKVGGGVSVNLSNLRAMSDPIQGYEGAAKGIMVVAKLMEDTFSAWDQMGQRNGSGAGYVSIFHLDADMLLHSKKHNADEKIRLKKLSTGLVVPHIFFELAERGEDFYQFSPYDIKKEYGIQMTDVDFDKMYYDLVANENIRKSEPKDTVDYLNEIAKQQVETGYPYLMYQTNANKFHPLRNLGNVSFSNLCTEIMQLIEVSEINDWGKKHTIRRDINCVLGSLNAYNVMIDEAIEESVYDGMDMLTDVVRLSNVKNAPGVAKANREMHSVGLGLMNLHGYLASQLIGYESNYALEFVTAFYNAMNYYSLKRSMEIAIELGETFEGFEKSDYADGSYFDHYLTTDYRPTTDRVKALFGSQRLPGPEDWTWLKGEVIKHGIYHSYRLAGAPTQSISYIQNSTQGFMPITDQVETRAYEKSKTYYPMPHLSRQNHFAYKSAYKMDMFNLIDIVAAAQVHVDQAISCILFVDSDIPTNELAMYYVYAAKKGLKSLYYTRSRELAKEECEACAV
- the nrdI gene encoding class Ib ribonucleoside-diphosphate reductase assembly flavoprotein NrdI, with the translated sequence MVVFNSFTGKVRRFVNKLGLPIREIEDGLIIDEPFVAVTYTCGFGEAPEDMLRFLDRNRSMLRGIAASGSRNWPKFAHAADVIAARYHVPVLHRFELAGSPSDVEKFLERVSDLELHRIE
- a CDS encoding primase C-terminal domain-containing protein, yielding MNEQPAIFVECGADLPWVKDSKFTFTRKHYMTPQQVDEFRQKYNNAGVYMTMMQYINPVWYQNDKKKWLINAGESLKYGDFYLDFDYPLQTDDDFDKIKFDVSVAMRYLKLILAVEPDQVNLYFSGQKGIHLTVDAAVLGLQPHYSLNMIYKEIFNDIKKYCLHDTMDPKMYDDKRMFRMVNSFNIKGQRYKIPVTYQELTNMSLQDIRNLAMSPRQLRKPPPMLSQRAKLALEKYIKTWTDRANSRKEFSGRMRKLEELPICITTMLDKTFRETIDGRNNACAALASFFMQQGMEREEALARLVLWGEENCVPSLPSREVETTVHSVFNGQYRYGCETFKAASGVCDKVNCPLFRGKAIG
- a CDS encoding histidine kinase, with protein sequence MMTVKPILMGAENPEGLKLEDVLDQLCNEVAHKINKIINDPSPQAKLVVRNNQAIIEHLGAAAVLQKSSYVVLDAMKANEGPTGQPRIGNTNS
- a CDS encoding DnaB-like helicase C-terminal domain-containing protein, with the translated sequence MSNFEDLMRQMNEQMRTDSSVFVQDPNNPQRLMITDERALFGRDLNIIERQMVANILSMDNYAWSRGSRGGLATGFDLFDELIEGGAQPGLILFAAAPNVGKSALMLQICKQMAERNDRVYVSYHSLDDSNNELMPRYIACDQRITIAQAKMPERFSEQKDILEKRNEGLKNLFRRTDRFGMFDSNHTTSLEGMEQHIKDIIMTLPEGTRIVIAIDSFNDITVESEKFNNSDAKNTYVAKALKKWTVTYNAVVMCTAHLRKTGNKRPTVEDLKDTIELQYEANLICLLYSDVGVKEENAAVYWINEDEERKMPVIEMRIGKNKFGSFKGTRFYEFTPDWSYAVEAPIEDCRRYASLINQA